Sequence from the Rutidosis leptorrhynchoides isolate AG116_Rl617_1_P2 chromosome 3, CSIRO_AGI_Rlap_v1, whole genome shotgun sequence genome:
ACACATTCTTTATAAAAAAAAGTCATTTGATTACAACTTTACCATCACGAAACTATCTGTAAGGTTATCGGCTAAAAAGCGAAACTGTAAAATCCAAAAAGATAAACAAAAACGACTATATGCATTTATCAATTGTGGTTATACATGCTCATGGAGATCCAGGTCAAAAACACAGTCAAACACACATAGTCGGAACACAAAGCCTTAAAATTCGTCTTCAGAAGCCCATCCTTTCTTTTCCAAAGCTAGCCGCAACGCCTGACGTGGAAAAGGAAAATAACAATTAGCATAGACCATAGTCATAGTCAAAGTCAAAATGTGTTTTGCAGTATCGATGAGTCAAAAGACCACATCACCGTAAATTCGACACAAAACCTAATTTTCTTGAGGCAATCAGTATGATATAGTCATATAACTAGCTATATTCTTACTGTAACATGTGAGATTGCAAAACATAATATTATCCAAAAATACGGATATAACGTATATTTTACATTCCTAACTTAATAACATGCTTACAAAAGCAACTAAGTAGGGATCTGGTTCTATAATTTGTGATTAAAAACTGTTGAAAATCAGATTAGGAATTTACAAGTTTTCTCGTATATAAAACATCATAATATTTTGGATGGCATCTCTTGATGTGAGAAATGGGCCAGTAACAGTGGGTTGGGAAAACATGTTAGGGTAATAATTTCTTAgtatatgggtcaaaatgggtcggTTTTAGAGTGAAAAAAAGATACCTTGACTCTCTTTTTATTGGCATCAAAACCGAGCCCAATGCGTGATGCTGACCGGTATTGTACAAGTGGTTTCTTCCCAGGAGGGAACCAAAACTCAACATCATCCACAAACTGGGACAAAAACATACCATTTCAGTACATTGTTTTTGTCATTGTATCAACAGAAAAATAGAAAATCAAAGTGGTTTTGTTGTAGAAGTTACCCCTAAAATCGGGCTTTCATACTCCACACGTATATAATCATCTTTCTTCTCTACTACCGTCGGTGTGTAGTTGTCCACTTTTGTTGCTTTTATCTGCGACACCATAAAAACAAGACACTGAACCAAAAAACGCACAAAAACAACCACTTTGCTTTGTGCACTTGTGTGGTTTGGATGAACAAtgtggcaattttgacccattttcaGGGTTAATATTTCAATTGGTCATTTATATAAAACACAAAAGATTAGGTTAACAGGAGGCATGTCAAACGGGCCAAAAGTTGGCTGGAGTGTCTCTTTTAACATAATAAACCTCCAAAATCATTTTGTTCAAAATGGATGTTATTAATTAATTTGTGATCATTTTGAGTGATTTGGGTCAACCCAACCTCGCCCAGTCACCCGCACCATAAGATAACTCGTTATGACCTATTGACCTATTACCCAACCCACTCATTTTGCCACCTCTAGACAAGTGCATCGAAAGCTACTGCAACTTACCACTTCGAGAAGCTCCTCGATTGCCATATCTTTGCTCACGGATTTGTTACTTCCACGTCCTCCTTTTGGATTATAGTTCCTACAGAAACCGAATGACTGAAAAATCAATAATCAACAGCTAGTGACCAAGAACAAAATGCAGATGTCAAACTAGCATATGTCAAATCTATAACGTTTATATTAATTCTTAAATTCTTCACAATTGAAGTACTCTTATGAATTCTGATAAATGTACAGAATAGATATCTTACCAAGGAGGTGCATAGTGTACAACATCACTGATATTTTCGGACGTCGAAATACATTTGTCTGTTGCAGGACACAAAGCTAAAGAAGGAGGTTTCTTTTGTACACCAAGATAATTTGGTTTATTTCCACTACATCAAACAAACACGCAAACAAACACACACATCATAATCTACTATTACAATTTACAACCTTCTCATTTCTAATAACATTTTAGCTTAATTGACTCTATAACAAactaatataataatactactcaATTGAACACCAATTATATATGAGAATAAGCAAATTGAAAAATGAGAGTGACAAACCTAAAGTGAAAAATGGAACCTAGAACTGCTAATTCACTGCTTCTTAGTATAATTTCCCTGAAAATAACATTAAATTGAGGaaattaatttaataaaaaaagTAAATGTAGAACAGCATTTGTGgattaaaaagtttaaaatggaaTTAAGATAAAGTACCTTCGCGTTACTTCTCGTTTTTGTTGGTCGTCTGAATTGCTGTTGTTTGAAGATAATGAAGCGCAGCGGGGAGAGCAGTTGATTGTAGTTTTAATGGCACTTAGTTTGCTGATGTTATGGTTGTTGTAGATATGGTTATAGGTATTTGGCGATGATGACGCCATTGATGACAGGTTTTGGAGTTGAGATGTTCGTATGTGTGGGTGTGAGCCGAGGTCAGTCATAAGGAAAATGAGTCGGACTTCTTCGACCAGACTATTTGTAGTGGGTTGGGTCCCTTGGGTGTAGTGGGATCTCTGAAAGGTTGCGAGTGACGTTGCGCTCTcatcattttaatttaatttttctattttttgtttttttattaagATAAATATTTTAAGTAATTAAAGAAACTATAAACTA
This genomic interval carries:
- the LOC139897276 gene encoding uncharacterized protein isoform X1 gives rise to the protein MTDLGSHPHIRTSQLQNLSSMASSSPNTYNHIYNNHNISKLSAIKTTINCSPRCASLSSNNSNSDDQQKREVTRREIILRSSELAVLGSIFHFSGNKPNYLGVQKKPPSLALCPATDKCISTSENISDVVHYAPPWNYNPKGGRGSNKSVSKDMAIEELLEVIKATKVDNYTPTVVEKKDDYIRVEYESPILGFVDDVEFWFPPGKKPLVQYRSASRIGLGFDANKKRVKALRLALEKKGWASEDEF
- the LOC139897276 gene encoding uncharacterized protein isoform X3 yields the protein MTDLGSHPHIRTSQLQNLSSMASSSPNTYNHIYNNHNISKLSAIKTTINCSPRCASLSSNNSNSDDQQKREVTRREIILRSSELAVLGSIFHFSGNKPNYLGVQKKPPSLALCPATDKCISTSENISDVVHYAPPWNYNPKGGRGSNKSVSKDMAIEELLEVIKATKVDNYTPTVVEKKDDYIRVEYESPILGALRLALEKKGWASEDEF
- the LOC139897276 gene encoding uncharacterized protein isoform X2 — protein: MTDLGSHPHIRTSQLQNLSSMASSSPNTYNHIYNNHNISKLSAIKTTINCSPRCASLSSNNSNSDDQQKREVTRREIILRSSELAVLGSIFHFSGNKPNYLGVQKKPPSLALCPATDKCISTSENISDVVHYAPPWNYNPKGGRGSNKSVSKDMAIEELLEVIKATKVDNYTPTVVEKKDDYIRVEYESPILGFVDDVEFWFPPGKKPLVQYRSASRIGLGFDANKKRVKSGVAASFGKERMGF